In one window of Gossypium hirsutum isolate 1008001.06 chromosome A01, Gossypium_hirsutum_v2.1, whole genome shotgun sequence DNA:
- the LOC107917106 gene encoding probable long-chain-alcohol O-fatty-acyltransferase 5 isoform X1 codes for MDGEINNLVKVWFSILASLFYCYFLASKIPEGKFRLISLFPIFILFTALPLYLSYVFPIGLIALLFSWLGNFKLLLFAFDEGPLSTHSSNSLIHFILIASLPIKIKENEKYPFLKSPDIHQNSSKKHPKLPLNCPTKVLLFAILVSAHDYKQTLHPKIVLLLYSCMVYLLIDIIFGIFNGLVHATSGLELEPPSDEPYLSTSLQDFWGRRWNLMVTYLLRHTIYKPARSIFDKMLGSMWAPLAAVLAAFTVSGLMHELVFYYVTRVSPTWEVTWYFVLHGACVVVEFGVKRVFSGKAQLHWAVSTPLTVGFVVATGMWLFFPPVLRTGAVEKAIEEFKVLLDFAKVLRKVSSFW; via the coding sequence ATGGATGGGGAAATCAATAACTTGGTCAAGGTATGGTTCTCAATTCTAGCATCTCTTTTTTATTGCTATTTTTTAGCTTCAAAGATCCCCGAAGGTAAGTTTAGGCTCATTTCTCTTTTCCCAATCTTCATCCTTTTCACTGCCCTCCCTCTATACCTCTCATATGTCTTCCCTATAGGCCTAATAGCTTTGCTATTCTCTTGGTTAGGTAACTTCAAGCTCCTCCTTTTTGCCTTTGATGAAGGACCACTTTCAACTCACTCATCTAATTCCCTAATTCATTTTATCCTCATAGCTTCTCTCCCTataaaaatcaaggaaaatgagaaatACCCATTTCTCAAAAGCCCCGATATACATCAAAATTCATCTAAAAAACATCCCAAATTGCCTCTAAATTGCCCAACTAAAGTATTGCTTTTTGCCATATTGGTGAGTGCACATGATTATAAACAAACTCTGCACCCAAAGATTGTATTGCTTCTATACAGTTGCATGGTGTATTTATTGATAGACATAATTTTTGGTATATTTAATGGTCTAGTACATGCCACATCGGGTTTGGAGCTCGAACCGCCGTCCGATGAACCTTATCTTTCAACATCGTTGCAAGATTTTTGGGGTAGGAGATGGAACCTCATGGTAACATATCTTCTACGCCACACCATATACAAACCCGCTCggtcaatttttgacaaaatgtTAGGTTCCATGTGGGCTCCACTTGCGGCAGTGCTGGCGGCTTTCACTGTCTCTGGGCTAATGCATGAGCTCGTGTTCTACTACGTCACACGTGTGAGTCCCACGTGGGAGGTAACATGGTACTTCGTTTTGCATGGGGCATGTGTGGTTGTAGAGTTTGGTGTCAAAAGGGTGTTTTCCGGCAAGGCTCAGCTGCATTGGGCTGTGTCAACACCATTAACAGTCGGTTTCGTGGTGGCTACTGGTATGTGGCTGTTTTTCCCGCCGGTGTTGAGGACTGGTGCTGTCGAGAAAGCCATTGAAGAGTTCAAGGTCTTGTTGGATTTTGCCAAGGTTTTAAGGAAAGTGAGTTCTTTTTGGTAA
- the LOC107917106 gene encoding long-chain-alcohol O-fatty-acyltransferase isoform X2, producing the protein MVYLLIDIIFGIFNGLVHATSGLELEPPSDEPYLSTSLQDFWGRRWNLMVTYLLRHTIYKPARSIFDKMLGSMWAPLAAVLAAFTVSGLMHELVFYYVTRVSPTWEVTWYFVLHGACVVVEFGVKRVFSGKAQLHWAVSTPLTVGFVVATGMWLFFPPVLRTGAVEKAIEEFKVLLDFAKVLRKVSSFW; encoded by the coding sequence ATGGTGTATTTATTGATAGACATAATTTTTGGTATATTTAATGGTCTAGTACATGCCACATCGGGTTTGGAGCTCGAACCGCCGTCCGATGAACCTTATCTTTCAACATCGTTGCAAGATTTTTGGGGTAGGAGATGGAACCTCATGGTAACATATCTTCTACGCCACACCATATACAAACCCGCTCggtcaatttttgacaaaatgtTAGGTTCCATGTGGGCTCCACTTGCGGCAGTGCTGGCGGCTTTCACTGTCTCTGGGCTAATGCATGAGCTCGTGTTCTACTACGTCACACGTGTGAGTCCCACGTGGGAGGTAACATGGTACTTCGTTTTGCATGGGGCATGTGTGGTTGTAGAGTTTGGTGTCAAAAGGGTGTTTTCCGGCAAGGCTCAGCTGCATTGGGCTGTGTCAACACCATTAACAGTCGGTTTCGTGGTGGCTACTGGTATGTGGCTGTTTTTCCCGCCGGTGTTGAGGACTGGTGCTGTCGAGAAAGCCATTGAAGAGTTCAAGGTCTTGTTGGATTTTGCCAAGGTTTTAAGGAAAGTGAGTTCTTTTTGGTAA